In Pseudoalteromonas tetraodonis, the genomic window TACAGACAACAATCTATTTGATGAAAAACAACGCCTAATTTTAATAAATAATGCAAAAGATAAACTTGGTGAGTCAATTACTTTTTCTATAGACGAAGTAAGTGCTATCCCAAGAACTAAAAACGGCAAAATACGACAAGCGATTTGTTCTCTACAATAAGGATAATTATGAGACTTACTTACCCTATCAAGCATAGACTTCTGGATCACATCCGTTTTTTTTATCACGTTTTGACGAATGAACGTATGAAAGAGCATTTTAGACGGTTTAAAACGACATTAAATAAAAAACCTAAATCTGTTATAAAAAATGAGTTAAAGCAACTTCGAGATTATTGGTCTTGTATACCAACACAGTATTATACCCATGATTTTTACTCGTTAGATTGCGATTTAACTATGGAAGAAATGAAAAAATATATACCTTCATACTACTTCTACAAAGTTATTTTCCCTCAATACGACAATGTAAAAGCTGTGATACCACTTATTGAAAATAAAATTACAATGAATCAGTTATTTAGTCGTATAGGCTTGCAACAGTCAAATATTGTAGTGGTCAAAAGAAACGAAAAGTTAACAAGCTTTAATAATAAAAATTTGACGACAGAGAGTATCGATGAATTATTCAAAAATCTTACCTGTAGTAAGTTGTTTATCAAGCCTGTTATGGGAAGAGGTGGTAAAGGGATAATTATCGCAAAACGTGTAAGTGAAAGTTATGAATATAACGAAGAAAAGATAACGTATAATTATTTGCAGGCCTTAAAAGGTGATTATGTAGTCGAATCTGCTATTGAGCAACATAGTTATTTAAATTCTATCTATCCTAATAGTGTAAATACGTTAAGAGCAATCACTGTTAGGAATAATAATGGTACGGTAGATTTTATCGCCGCTACCTTAAGAATGGGGGTTGGCGGTAATCAAGTAGATAACAGCTCTGCTGGTGGGTTATTAATCGGTATTGATTTAAATACAGGTATGGGTTTAAAGCCTTACGCGACATATGAGTACGGTATAGAAAAATTTGAGAAGCATCCAGATACTGGTTTTAGTTTTTTTGACTTACGAATACCTAATTGGGAGTGTACCAAAAACGAGATAATAAGCGCGGCAAAAAAATTGACGCAATTAAATCTTGTTGGTTGGGACATAGCAATAACGCAAAAAGAAATAGTTATAATTGAAGCAAATACACTTTTTGGTCTTGATCACACACAAGCAGGCATTGGTGGCATGAAAGATTTTTTTGTTAATAACGATCCAAAAAACTTAAAAAACATCCATAACTTCAAAGGATAAGTAGTATTTACTTTATACTAAATACATAGTTCGAGTTATTTAAAACTCTTTAACATAATAAAAACTGTTAATTTCATATTGTGCTTTTTGCGTTTTAATAAAAATTGCACTCCCAATTTGTGGGCTTGAGTATTAATAAATATTTTTAAAATAATTTATTTCTATGGCCTGCTGCTAAAGCTTAGGCAATCTCATAGATATTAAGTAAGTAAGTAAATAAAATATGTTGATAACTTCCAGGATTAAAATTTGATGTTTAAAAGGTTAACGGTTTTGATAAGCACAGGTTTACCTGGGTTAATCAGACTTCTAGTTTTTTTAGTAGTTGAGACAGAATACAACTTGATTGACTTTGGTCACTTCGCTAGTGATTTATCGTTAGTTCAATTGATTTCATTTTTTACAGCTATAAGCTGGGCTGCCTTGGTGATGACAACAGTAACGCAATCGGAGCAACCTGAAAGAGCTTTGTTTAAAGTTATGAATACTGGTGTTGTATATCTTTTGCTATTTTGCTTAATCCCTTTTGTGTTGTATAAATTGGATATAATAAAAGATTCTTTAGGGACAATCTGTTTTATTGTTGGATGGATGTTTTATCAAATATCAAGACACTACATCATTACAAAAAAAGAATTTACACGGATAATAATATTTGACTCATTAAATTTATTGTTATTTATTATTGTTTTATTTTTAGGTGTTACTCCACTAATAGCGCTAACTTTATCACATCTAACCTTTGTAGTTTTTAATTTACCTAAACTTAAACACTATAGTTTAAGCTTAGTGACAATTGAACAACAGCTAAATGGTCTTAAAAATGGCCTAAGTACATTTTTACTTGGATTAGGTGTTTATAGCCTCCCTGTGATTTTTGGGCTTGTTTTAGGTGCTGAATATTCAGTGCTAATGGGGTTATCCACATCTTTGCTAATTATGATTCAATTAGTTCCTCGCTCTATTAGTGCATATTTTCTTCCAACTATCTCTAAAACATTACTGTCTGATAAGACGTTTGCGTTAAAAATGCATCGACAACAAGTATTTTATACAATTATATCGACTGCTTTATTATCTGCGTTAGGGATTATTTTTGTATATTTTGTTTATAAATTAGCCATTTTTGAGGTTGTATTAATTGATGGAGCTTTGAGTTTAATTTTCCTCCTTTTGTTTAATATTGTCATTACAGTTTTGGCATTTCCCTTTAGTGATCTACTGATGTCACATGGCAATTTTAAAGTCAATTTAACAGGTAGCTTTATTTACTCACTGGTAGTTACTGCTGCGCTTATTTTATTTTTAATTTATGGAGACAATACTTTACATGCAACACTGCTAATGGTTGCATACTCGTTTTCTGGCTGTATGCGTTTTTTATATGTATTTCATAATGCTAGAAAGCTTCTATTCATAGGGAAAAGTGAGTTACTAAATGCTTGATATAAAAAACTTTAAAGCTAAAATTTTCCTTGTATTCTTAATAACACTTACATTATTACCTAATTTAATTAGGGATATGAAAGTACTTTTGGTTTTCTTTTTCTTAGCATTAGTATTAGCTTTCGAATTGATCCGGAAAGGCTTTCCAAAAAATAACTCTTTGATATATCTTTTTTTATTTTCTAGTCTGTGTTTGATCTATGCGCTCTTCTCTTGGTTTTTTGGAAACTGGACTTATTTATACGAATTTGATCACCGCTATGTATTTCGGCAGGCTTACTTTGCTGTGATGGCACCTATTTTTTTACTTGCTACTATCCAGATTTCAAAAGGCCTTGGTACAGACTTTTACAACTTTATAGCTAAAAACAGTATGAAATTGTTATTGGTTATATTTATGTTGGATATTATAACAGCCTTTCTTTTTGGCGATCCCCGCTTTTATTTTTATAACAATTACACATATCATCTTGATAAAGGATTTATTTGGCTTTTTGTCGCATTTTTAAGCTTTCATAGTATTTTTTGTACGAATAATGCCTCGGGTGTTACTTTGGTTGTTATATTAGGATTTGTTGCGCAAAATGTTGTTGGTTATGGAACTATGTTTACTGCAGCTACTGGACAAACTGTATTTGTTTTAATATTACTTAACTACTTCGTTTTACAGTTAACTAAAAAAGTTAAACTTTGCTATTTAATGAACTTATCCGCTTTAGTCGCAGTAATTCTTTTTGTTTTAATTACTCCGTTTTTTTCTGATCTATTTATAAATGATTTAAATACTTATTGGCGACTTGAATCTTGGTATAAAAATATTTCTGCAGTGGCGTCAAATTTAGGTTTTGGCAGTGGCTTTGGAGTTTCATACTTTCCAATAACTCATGATGTAGTAGATGAAGCATACAAGGCTTATAGTCCAGAAGCTACCGGTGGTGGATTGTTAGATCAACTTTTTGTTCGAGGTCAGCACTCATCTATCATTAATGTGTTGTTTCGAACTGGTGTTTTAGGCTTACTACTATTTCTTTGTTTTATTGGTAGTGCAATGTTTAACCTCAGGAAATATATGAATAGTAGGATAACATTTGCTGTACCTGTTGCAATATGCGCCGTGTTTAATGTTGCAACACATGTTGGATTAGAATCGCCACCTTTCATGATTAGCTTTTCGATAGCTTTCGGTTACCTAGTTAGCGTAAGTTGGAGTCGTAATAAGTATTTTTAACTAATTGTAAATAGATTTTTAAATGGTTGGGAGTTTAGTGTTTTTAGAATTAAAACTATTGGTCTATGTGCACAAGAAATATCTACTTGTTGTAAAAGGAAAATAAACGAAAAAACTATCAAAAATTTAAAGCTCCTAAACAAAGTGATTTATAAAGGGGGTTAAAAAATCGTTCTTAGATAAAAAAACAACGTTTGAGTAAATGAAATGATAGAAAAGAGAAATACCCATTTAGAGCCTTTATAGTTATTCAATTCCAAGAGCTTTGAAGGTTTAGGCAGTTAGGCCTGCTATTATTCACATAGTAAAAATATTATTTCATGTGAATAATCAATATTAATGTACAAAGGTAGTATGATGAATTTAATAAACTTTTATAATTTTGGGCATTGGGCACATAAAAAAAATATTCCACTAATACAACCGATAATTAAAATTATGATTTTTATCTTATTTAATTCTGTTGTGCCCAGCTCAGTAAGAATTGGTAAGCGTAGCCGTTTTATGTATGGTGGTATAGGCTGCGTAATACATAAAAAAGCCATAATTGGTGAGCGCGTATGTATAGGACAAGGGATCACAATAGGTAGAAAACTTAGAGAATCTTGCCCAGTGATTGGAAACGATGTTTATATAGGTGCAGGTTCTCGAATTTTAGGTGATATAACCATAGGTGATAACGTTATAATTGGTGCTAATTCAGTTGTTGTAAGTGATATCCCTTCAAATTCAATTGTAGCAGGGTCTCCTGGTAAAGTGTTAAAGAAAATTGATAAGTCAATCTGGGATGAGCTAGGTGAAATTTTATGACAGATAGCATACAAGTCATAACTAAAAAATTAATACGTGACGTAAGAAAATTAAATTACGCAGGACAGGATCCTTTTGATGGACTCAATAGTAAGTTTTTTAATTGTTTTCCTCGTTTTAAAAAAGGGTTGGTTGGTCTGGCGTGGATACAGTTACATAAGCGTTCTGCAATAAACTTAAGGTTCTTATTTGGTGTGCCCAAGAAGCGAAACCCAAAAGGCATTGGTTTATTTATTTTGGGGTTCCTGGAAGACTATAAAGCCACCAATGAGCAAAAGTACTTACATGAGGCCATAGAGCTAGCTGATTGGTTGTTAACTCAGCAAAGCGATAAAACTATTTGGCAGCATAGTTGTTGGGGCTATCATTTTGATTGGAATGCCCGTGCGTTTTTTGTACCTAAAGGTAAGCCGAATGTTATTACTACTATATATGTAGCACAGGCGTTATATGCACTAAGCGAAGTTACTAATGAAAGTAAATACTTAGACCCTGCAATTGATAGTGCCCACTTTATTGTAAAAACGTTATACAAAGAATGTGATGACAGGCAATTTTTTGGCTACATACCCGGTGAAACTGCCTTTGTACATAATGCTAGTCTTTGGGGCGCAGCGTGGGTTGCTAAAGTAGCCGTACTTACTAATAACCAACACTACAAACAGCTTGCTTTAAATGCTGCTAGACAGTCGGTAAGCGAGCAGGGGGCTGATGGCTCATGGGTATATGGAACTCGCCATCATCACCAGTTTATTGATGGCTTTCATACCGGTTATAACCTAGAAGCGTTGCGTTTACTGAGCGATGAGTTACAAACGGATGAGTTTGAGGATGCAATTGCAAAAGGCCTTATTTATTATAAAGCGCATTTGTTTGAGCAAGATGGTACCGCAAAATATTACAACAATAACCGTTACCCACTAGATATGCATAGTGTGTCGCAGGCTGTTTTTACGCTATTGAAAGTAGGTAAGACACCAGATGACTTTGCGATGGCCGAAAAAGTAATAAACCGCGCTATTCAAACCTTGTATATGCCTAAAAAGCAGCGTTTTATTTATCAAAAAAACAAGTACTTCACTAATAAGGTTAATTACATACGTTGGACGCAAGCATGGGTTTATTATTCGTTTGCTTATTTTAATCATTACAAAATAAATAGTACTACTAGCAAAAATGTTGAACAACTTTAAAAGCGGACATTAAAATGAAACGTATTGAATTTTTAAAAGCACCAATGGATATTGCCACCATGCAAGAGACGGTGTCTTTTATTGAAAGTAGAATTGAGCAAAAGCAGTTTTTACAGCATGTTGTGGTTAATGTAGCTAAAATAGTAAATATGCAAAAAGACCCTGTTTTAGCTGAGTCGGTTAAAGCGTGTGAAGTAATTAATATTGATGGTATGGGCGTTGTTTTTGGCGCACGCTTTTTAGGACACAATGTACCAGAGCGAGTAGCTGGGGTTGACCTTTTTCATGAACTGTTATCAATGAGCGCCAAGCGCGACTTCCCTGTGTTTTTACTTGGTGCCACCGAAGAGGTGGTTAGCAAAACAGTAAGCAAAGTTAAAGCGCAGAACCCAAATTTAAACATAGCAGGTTATAACGATGGCTACTTTTGGGATGATGAAGAGGCCGTTGTCACTAAAATACGCGAGTCGGGCGCTAAGTTATTATTTGTTGCGATTACCTCGCCTAAAAAAGAAAACTTCATAAATAAGTGGCAAGACAAACTCGGTGTAGACTTTGTTATGGGAGTAGGCGGTACGTTCGATGTTGTAGCAGGTAAAGTAAAGCGTGCACCCCTGTGGATGCAAAAGGCCGGTTTAGAGTGGCTATATAGGGTAATTCAAGAACCAGGTCGAATGTGGAAACGTTACTTAATTACAAATTCTAAATTTGCATACCTTTTGATAAAAGATAAGTTTAACGGTTGATATTGAGAAGCCTATTTAAAGGTACTTATCCCCTCACACAATTCTACTATACCTCTTCAGAGATTAACGACAAAAAGATAAGATTAACGTGAAATCGTTGATCTTTTCTTTTAAATGTGAGTATTAACTAAAAATTAACATTTTGCAGTCCTTTATGGTGTTTTTTTTGTTTTTTTAAATTTTTTTTTATTAAAACGAACTGTAAGTCATTGATATAAAGTTTTTACTCTTTTTTAGGTACAATAAATTAGTACTTTCGTAGTGTTTTTTGTTCCTTTTGATTTTATTTGTGTATATAATGTTCACCAATTATTCGATGAATTAACTTTCATTAAACAAATGACTTAAATTTGGTGCCATCATGCACTTTTTCATTTTCGAGGGATAAAATGACTAACTCACTATTAAAATTTAAAAAATTGAGTGCAGTGATCGCACTTACGCTAGCCAGTTCTACAACACTGGCTGCAGATTTAGGCGTTGCCAATGATTTTTCTGCATTTGTTTTTAATGATTTTAAATCGAATTTTGGCCGAGCTGATGGCGCTATTGCAGCAGGTGAAATTGATCTTAAAGGTTACAGCGTAGGTTACACCCGCCCATACAGCCCAGAAGAATATTACCTAATTAGTGAATCTACCATTGCCTTTAAATATGGTCGCCAATATGTAGGTAGCATGATCGCTGGTGGCGGTACTGATATTCACTGGGGTGTACGTTGGGGTATGGAGTGGGGTTCTAAAATCCTTTCTAATCAAAATGAATCGGCCATGCCATTTAACTTTGATGAACAAGAAGAGTATTACAAAAATTTAAGCGCCGAGTTAAACCAGTTAAGCCAAACAGGTACAGTTTACCGTAAATGGGGTGGCCTTTACTTACAAGGTGATGGCAGTTCTGATAGACAAGTATTTAATTTAGATGCTCGTGATTTTGCCAAAGCGCACACATTTAAAGTGTGGGGTATACCTGCTGATGCCACAGTAATTTTTAATATTACAGGTGATGACAATGTAGTTGTAAAAGGCAAGAGTTTTGCCCGTTTACGCCACCATGCAAGTAAAACAGTATTTAACTTTACTAATGCTCAAAAGCTAGACATTAAGGGCAACCGCTGGGAAGGCGTTGTATTAGCACCATATGCCGATATTAGAGGTGTATATGGTACAGCTAAAATGCCTATTATCGGCCAAAGCTTTTACGGTTCAATGGCGCTATTAGGTGGTGAATTTGATGGTGATTTACCATCAGTGGCACAGCCAATTTCCCCATTTGCAATCGAGCAAAAGTGGCACTGGAATTCAAGTGATTTCATGCCTGATTATAACCAAGTTATGGCGACTCCTGTTGTTGTTCAATTAAATGATGATAACGGTGATAGCGTTATTGATAACAACGATGTGGCAGATGTGGTTGTTGTTTCTTACAAAGGAAAAGACTTATCTAATGGTATTTTAAGAGCGTTAAGCGGAATTGA contains:
- a CDS encoding WecB/TagA/CpsF family glycosyltransferase, coding for MKRIEFLKAPMDIATMQETVSFIESRIEQKQFLQHVVVNVAKIVNMQKDPVLAESVKACEVINIDGMGVVFGARFLGHNVPERVAGVDLFHELLSMSAKRDFPVFLLGATEEVVSKTVSKVKAQNPNLNIAGYNDGYFWDDEEAVVTKIRESGAKLLFVAITSPKKENFINKWQDKLGVDFVMGVGGTFDVVAGKVKRAPLWMQKAGLEWLYRVIQEPGRMWKRYLITNSKFAYLLIKDKFNG
- a CDS encoding aspartate-semialdehyde dehydrogenase yields the protein MTDSIQVITKKLIRDVRKLNYAGQDPFDGLNSKFFNCFPRFKKGLVGLAWIQLHKRSAINLRFLFGVPKKRNPKGIGLFILGFLEDYKATNEQKYLHEAIELADWLLTQQSDKTIWQHSCWGYHFDWNARAFFVPKGKPNVITTIYVAQALYALSEVTNESKYLDPAIDSAHFIVKTLYKECDDRQFFGYIPGETAFVHNASLWGAAWVAKVAVLTNNQHYKQLALNAARQSVSEQGADGSWVYGTRHHHQFIDGFHTGYNLEALRLLSDELQTDEFEDAIAKGLIYYKAHLFEQDGTAKYYNNNRYPLDMHSVSQAVFTLLKVGKTPDDFAMAEKVINRAIQTLYMPKKQRFIYQKNKYFTNKVNYIRWTQAWVYYSFAYFNHYKINSTTSKNVEQL
- a CDS encoding O-antigen ligase family protein; translated protein: MLDIKNFKAKIFLVFLITLTLLPNLIRDMKVLLVFFFLALVLAFELIRKGFPKNNSLIYLFLFSSLCLIYALFSWFFGNWTYLYEFDHRYVFRQAYFAVMAPIFLLATIQISKGLGTDFYNFIAKNSMKLLLVIFMLDIITAFLFGDPRFYFYNNYTYHLDKGFIWLFVAFLSFHSIFCTNNASGVTLVVILGFVAQNVVGYGTMFTAATGQTVFVLILLNYFVLQLTKKVKLCYLMNLSALVAVILFVLITPFFSDLFINDLNTYWRLESWYKNISAVASNLGFGSGFGVSYFPITHDVVDEAYKAYSPEATGGGLLDQLFVRGQHSSIINVLFRTGVLGLLLFLCFIGSAMFNLRKYMNSRITFAVPVAICAVFNVATHVGLESPPFMISFSIAFGYLVSVSWSRNKYF
- a CDS encoding sugar-transfer associated ATP-grasp domain-containing protein is translated as MKEHFRRFKTTLNKKPKSVIKNELKQLRDYWSCIPTQYYTHDFYSLDCDLTMEEMKKYIPSYYFYKVIFPQYDNVKAVIPLIENKITMNQLFSRIGLQQSNIVVVKRNEKLTSFNNKNLTTESIDELFKNLTCSKLFIKPVMGRGGKGIIIAKRVSESYEYNEEKITYNYLQALKGDYVVESAIEQHSYLNSIYPNSVNTLRAITVRNNNGTVDFIAATLRMGVGGNQVDNSSAGGLLIGIDLNTGMGLKPYATYEYGIEKFEKHPDTGFSFFDLRIPNWECTKNEIISAAKKLTQLNLVGWDIAITQKEIVIIEANTLFGLDHTQAGIGGMKDFFVNNDPKNLKNIHNFKG
- a CDS encoding serine O-acetyltransferase — encoded protein: MMNLINFYNFGHWAHKKNIPLIQPIIKIMIFILFNSVVPSSVRIGKRSRFMYGGIGCVIHKKAIIGERVCIGQGITIGRKLRESCPVIGNDVYIGAGSRILGDITIGDNVIIGANSVVVSDIPSNSIVAGSPGKVLKKIDKSIWDELGEIL